The following are encoded in a window of Rhodothermus bifroesti genomic DNA:
- a CDS encoding helix-turn-helix transcriptional regulator translates to MGLVLHSDTKQQLLDLLKRRGQLTLSEAEAATGLRRPTLREHLTQLERDGLVQHVMERHGRGRPRLLYRLTRTGVQLFPNRDAILLGRLLQFLKQEAGEALLERFFRKFWEERLQEIERRLAQHEAHTLQARLSVVRDFLEEEGFMPELVVNDQGLEIRECNCPFTETVRHTRLPCYLEARFFEAVLGLPTSRVAYIPEGSPACTYTFNPPMTLKAQ, encoded by the coding sequence ATGGGATTAGTTTTGCATTCGGATACCAAGCAACAGCTTCTAGACTTGCTCAAGCGTCGCGGGCAGCTTACGCTGAGCGAAGCAGAAGCAGCTACTGGACTGAGGCGGCCGACGCTTCGGGAGCATCTAACCCAACTTGAGCGAGACGGGCTTGTGCAGCATGTTATGGAGCGCCATGGACGTGGCCGGCCGCGCTTGCTTTACCGACTCACAAGGACTGGCGTCCAGCTTTTTCCCAATCGCGATGCTATACTTCTAGGTCGGCTATTGCAATTCCTAAAGCAGGAGGCTGGCGAAGCGCTCTTAGAACGTTTCTTTCGGAAGTTTTGGGAAGAGCGTCTGCAGGAGATCGAGCGGCGTCTAGCGCAGCACGAGGCACATACGCTTCAAGCGCGACTGAGCGTGGTGCGGGATTTTTTGGAAGAGGAAGGTTTTATGCCCGAGCTTGTGGTCAACGATCAAGGTTTAGAGATTCGCGAATGCAACTGTCCGTTCACGGAAACGGTCCGGCATACCCGACTTCCTTGCTATTTGGAAGCGCGTTTCTTTGAGGCCGTGTTGGGGCTGCCTACCAGCCGTGTAGCCTACATTCCCGAAGGCAGTCCGGCCTGTACGTATACGTTTAACCCACCTATGACATTGAAAGCTCAATAA
- a CDS encoding DUF2249 domain-containing protein: MAMQTERTLDVRPIPPREKHATIFATFDALAPGEAFVLVNDHDPRPLRYQFEFERSGQFTWEYLEQGPEVWRVRIGRTAS, from the coding sequence ATGGCAATGCAGACCGAAAGAACGCTAGACGTGCGGCCGATCCCGCCGCGCGAAAAGCATGCAACGATCTTTGCTACGTTTGATGCGCTGGCACCGGGTGAAGCTTTTGTACTGGTGAACGATCATGATCCGCGGCCTTTGCGCTACCAGTTTGAGTTTGAGCGAAGCGGGCAGTTTACCTGGGAGTATCTGGAGCAAGGGCCAGAAGTTTGGCGCGTAAGGATCGGACGCACGGCCTCATGA
- the ric gene encoding iron-sulfur cluster repair di-iron protein → MDLHRLTLMHPLLSKTLGELVAADERRAALFDRLGLDYCCGGRRTLEVACRQRGLDPASVAAVLEALETTETLKEPAADWQTRPLAELIDYIVRTHHAYLRRELPRLSALMERVAQVHGHQSTWLHEAQKVFGQLKLELEAHLRSEEEVIFPLIQALEQGEVLAAAGLEAVLAQAESEHNAAGEALDRLRTLSDNYRVPEWACSSFQALLEGLAQLETDMHRHVHRENNVLFPRARRLMARPTT, encoded by the coding sequence TTGGACCTACATCGTCTTACGCTTATGCATCCTTTACTCAGCAAGACCCTTGGAGAGCTGGTTGCTGCCGACGAGCGGCGGGCAGCACTCTTTGACCGCTTGGGGCTGGATTACTGCTGTGGCGGGAGGCGCACGTTAGAGGTGGCCTGTCGCCAGCGCGGCCTAGATCCAGCCTCGGTTGCGGCTGTGCTGGAGGCTTTGGAGACTACGGAAACTTTGAAAGAGCCCGCTGCCGACTGGCAGACGCGGCCGCTGGCTGAATTGATCGACTACATTGTGCGCACGCATCATGCCTACCTGCGGCGGGAGCTGCCGCGCCTAAGTGCATTGATGGAGCGGGTTGCGCAAGTACATGGCCACCAGAGCACTTGGCTGCATGAAGCCCAGAAGGTTTTCGGGCAGCTCAAGCTAGAACTCGAGGCGCACCTGCGTAGCGAAGAAGAAGTAATCTTTCCTTTGATTCAAGCGCTAGAGCAAGGCGAGGTTTTGGCAGCTGCTGGGCTGGAGGCAGTGCTCGCGCAGGCCGAATCTGAGCACAATGCAGCAGGGGAGGCGCTCGACCGGCTGCGCACGCTTTCCGACAACTACCGTGTGCCCGAATGGGCCTGCAGCAGCTTTCAGGCGCTTTTGGAAGGCCTGGCCCAGCTCGAAACCGATATGCATCGCCATGTGCATCGGGAAAACAATGTGCTGTTTCCTAGAGCACGCCGTTTGATGGCAAGGCCTACCACCTGA
- a CDS encoding metal-sulfur cluster assembly factor translates to MSTPVPSRLELVDRLRLVIDPEVGLNIVDLGLIYDLQVSPEGTVEIKLTMTTPACPMSSYIKHEVGKVLQRTPGIRRGIIELVWDPPWSPYMIDPEVRRYRFPMYAR, encoded by the coding sequence ATGAGCACGCCTGTACCATCCCGACTCGAGCTGGTCGACCGCCTGCGCTTGGTGATCGATCCAGAAGTCGGGCTCAACATTGTAGATCTTGGATTGATTTACGATCTACAGGTATCGCCTGAAGGTACCGTGGAGATCAAGTTGACAATGACCACGCCGGCTTGCCCAATGTCGAGTTATATCAAACACGAAGTAGGTAAGGTGCTGCAGCGCACCCCAGGCATCCGACGAGGTATTATTGAACTGGTCTGGGATCCCCCTTGGTCGCCCTACATGATCGACCCGGAAGTGCGGCGTTACCGTTTTCCTATGTATGCACGCTGA
- a CDS encoding DUF2249 domain-containing protein, with translation MANQIPTFLATLPASHFVELDVRPILRSGGEPFTLIMETASRVPPGHVLRLRATFKPVPLLGVMRVKGWAHWIAHGEGDDWEVWFYRLDDFKNAT, from the coding sequence ATGGCCAATCAAATTCCAACGTTTTTGGCAACGTTGCCGGCATCGCACTTTGTAGAACTGGACGTGCGGCCGATCCTGCGCAGCGGCGGTGAGCCGTTTACACTGATCATGGAGACAGCAAGCCGTGTTCCTCCCGGTCACGTACTGCGCCTTCGGGCTACGTTTAAGCCGGTGCCTCTTTTGGGCGTCATGCGTGTCAAAGGCTGGGCCCACTGGATCGCGCACGGTGAAGGAGATGACTGGGAGGTCTGGTTTTATCGCTTAGACGACTTCAAAAACGCAACATAG
- the fdxA gene encoding ferredoxin FdxA yields the protein MPYVVTEPCINCKYTDCVEVCPVDAFYEGPNFLAIHPDECIDCNACVPVCPTEAIYPEDEVPEAWAHYIEWNRYLAAQWKAQGFNITEKKDPLPDAEAWQHRPKSEKDILTWDLREASSNA from the coding sequence ATGCCCTACGTCGTCACCGAACCCTGCATTAACTGCAAATACACCGACTGCGTCGAAGTATGCCCGGTGGATGCCTTCTACGAAGGACCGAATTTTTTGGCGATTCACCCGGATGAGTGCATCGATTGCAATGCTTGCGTGCCGGTCTGCCCTACAGAAGCGATTTATCCGGAAGACGAGGTGCCAGAAGCATGGGCACACTACATTGAATGGAATCGCTATCTTGCTGCGCAGTGGAAAGCTCAGGGGTTTAACATTACGGAAAAGAAAGATCCGCTGCCGGATGCTGAAGCCTGGCAACACCGGCCCAAGTCGGAGAAAGATATTTTGACCTGGGACCTGCGAGAGGCCTCGTCAAATGCGTAG
- a CDS encoding DUF4149 domain-containing protein yields MRSWYLFSVWLHLLAAAIWIGSMVFLGAAVIPLLRKPEFLPVRTAMLYQLGLRFRWLGWIVLGVLLVTGILNVGFRGYTWADFWQGTLWQGPWGRMLAWKLVLVLLVMVMSAVHDFYLGPRTMQLLARGEASAENLRRTASYLGRLMTLLSLAILALAVLLVRGGV; encoded by the coding sequence ATGCGTAGCTGGTACTTGTTTTCGGTTTGGCTTCATCTTCTGGCGGCTGCGATCTGGATCGGATCGATGGTTTTTCTGGGGGCCGCCGTGATACCCCTGTTGCGCAAACCGGAATTTCTGCCTGTGCGTACGGCGATGCTCTACCAGCTTGGCCTGCGTTTTCGTTGGTTAGGTTGGATTGTACTAGGCGTGCTGCTGGTGACGGGTATCCTCAACGTTGGCTTTCGCGGCTACACGTGGGCGGATTTCTGGCAAGGGACGCTGTGGCAAGGGCCCTGGGGACGTATGCTGGCCTGGAAGCTTGTGCTGGTGTTGCTTGTGATGGTCATGAGTGCCGTGCACGACTTTTACTTGGGACCGCGCACAATGCAGCTCCTAGCGCGCGGCGAAGCCTCAGCTGAAAACCTGCGGCGCACGGCCAGCTACTTAGGACGACTGATGACGCTGTTGTCCTTAGCCATCCTGGCACTGGCGGTGTTGTTGGTGCGCGGAGGTGTTTAA
- a CDS encoding cupin domain-containing protein, with amino-acid sequence MDPFILKATERVQFARDRFQPVPLVQNNRLKVQLIGFEPGQQIPLHTPGVDLVLTVLQGHGLVIAGEKEGVVGPGSVIFVPAGVARSVRAHTRLVALAVVSPPPTASDHVEVEAALERAEMTSFDCSS; translated from the coding sequence ATGGATCCCTTTATCCTAAAGGCAACCGAAAGGGTACAATTTGCACGCGACCGGTTTCAGCCAGTCCCGTTGGTCCAAAACAATCGGCTTAAGGTGCAACTTATTGGTTTTGAGCCCGGGCAGCAAATTCCTTTGCACACGCCGGGCGTAGACTTGGTGCTAACCGTCTTGCAAGGGCATGGGCTGGTCATTGCCGGAGAGAAAGAGGGGGTTGTGGGACCAGGATCAGTGATTTTTGTGCCGGCAGGCGTTGCTCGAAGCGTTCGGGCGCATACGCGCCTGGTAGCGCTAGCGGTAGTTTCGCCACCCCCTACGGCATCCGATCACGTAGAAGTAGAAGCTGCTCTGGAGCGGGCTGAAATGACTTCTTTTGATTGTTCATCGTAA
- a CDS encoding DUF488 domain-containing protein, producing MNIRIKRVYEPPAVEDGFRVLVDRLWPRGLKKSAAALDAWRKDMAPSDALRRWFGHDPSRWEAFRRRYEAELEANPEGVRWLLEQAQRGRLTLCYSAKDAEHNQAVVLRDYLLRKALEKPQCGYSASRL from the coding sequence ATGAACATTCGTATTAAACGTGTTTATGAGCCGCCGGCAGTCGAGGATGGGTTTCGGGTTCTGGTGGATCGGCTTTGGCCACGCGGATTAAAGAAAAGCGCTGCCGCGCTGGATGCCTGGCGCAAGGATATGGCCCCCAGTGATGCCCTGCGGCGCTGGTTTGGTCATGATCCGTCGCGTTGGGAAGCCTTTCGGCGTCGGTATGAGGCCGAGCTGGAGGCGAACCCAGAAGGTGTTCGCTGGCTGCTTGAGCAAGCTCAGCGAGGACGGCTGACGCTGTGCTACAGCGCAAAAGACGCGGAGCACAACCAGGCCGTAGTGCTGCGGGATTATCTGCTGCGCAAAGCGTTGGAGAAGCCGCAATGCGGATACAGCGCTTCCCGTTTATAG
- a CDS encoding TRAP transporter substrate-binding protein, producing MRFALLLVSTLLGGMLSGCASSHDDELVLRLAHALGPTHSVHQAMVYLGERLEEKSGGRIRVVVYPSQQLGSERELLELMQIGSLAMAKVSAAVLEGFVPEYQVFNLPYLFRDDAHRFKVLEGPIGQELLRAGERVLLRGLCYYDAGSRSFYTVTRPIYTPDDLRGLKIRTLESPSQIQMVNLMGGSATPIPWGEVFTALQQGIVDGAENNPPSFYLSHHYEVARFYTLDEHTSIPDVLLISLHVWHRLTPQQRQWVQEAALESAEYQKQLWKQSTEEALRAVEEAGVQIIRPDKQAFAEKVAPIYAQYRTQPDLYQLIERIRAVE from the coding sequence ATGCGTTTTGCCTTGCTTTTGGTTAGCACCCTGCTGGGGGGGATGCTTTCTGGTTGTGCTTCCTCGCACGACGACGAGCTGGTGTTGCGTTTGGCGCATGCTTTAGGGCCTACGCACTCTGTGCATCAGGCTATGGTGTACCTAGGTGAGCGGTTGGAAGAAAAATCTGGTGGTCGAATACGTGTAGTGGTATACCCTAGTCAACAGTTGGGTTCGGAGCGGGAATTGTTGGAACTGATGCAGATTGGCAGCCTGGCTATGGCCAAGGTGTCGGCGGCGGTTTTAGAGGGTTTTGTGCCCGAGTATCAAGTTTTCAATCTGCCCTATTTGTTTCGGGACGACGCGCATCGCTTTAAGGTGCTAGAAGGACCCATCGGTCAGGAATTGCTTCGGGCGGGTGAGCGCGTACTTTTGCGTGGCCTGTGCTACTATGATGCCGGCAGCCGGAGCTTTTACACGGTAACGCGGCCGATTTACACGCCTGACGATTTGCGGGGGTTAAAGATTCGCACGCTTGAAAGCCCTTCGCAGATTCAGATGGTTAATCTCATGGGGGGCTCGGCCACACCCATTCCCTGGGGAGAGGTGTTTACAGCGTTGCAACAGGGGATTGTTGACGGCGCTGAAAACAATCCGCCTTCGTTTTACCTGTCGCACCACTACGAGGTCGCGCGTTTTTATACGCTCGACGAGCATACCTCTATCCCCGATGTGCTGCTCATTAGCCTGCACGTGTGGCATCGGCTTACGCCGCAGCAGCGGCAGTGGGTACAAGAGGCGGCTTTGGAGTCTGCCGAGTATCAAAAGCAGCTTTGGAAGCAGTCGACAGAGGAAGCGCTCCGAGCTGTAGAAGAGGCGGGGGTGCAGATCATTCGTCCAGATAAGCAAGCTTTTGCCGAGAAAGTTGCGCCCATTTACGCGCAATACCGCACGCAGCCCGACCTGTATCAACTGATCGAACGCATTCGCGCAGTGGAGTGA
- a CDS encoding TRAP transporter small permease, translating into MDRLKRLIDQLLAILVIVIMAVLVLDVIWQVFTRFVLRNPSSYTEELARFLLIWLGLLGGSYAAGQRLHLAVDLLPMRLQGRRRKQLALVIEACMLAFALLLIVGGARLVWLMLYLGQTSAALRVPLGYVYLALPLSGVLIGFYAVYHLWRGMRELRAGVSDAAASSD; encoded by the coding sequence ATGGATCGCCTCAAACGCCTGATCGACCAGTTGCTGGCCATCTTGGTCATTGTCATTATGGCCGTACTGGTGCTGGACGTCATCTGGCAGGTTTTTACGCGTTTTGTGCTGCGTAATCCTAGTTCGTATACAGAAGAGCTTGCGCGTTTTCTGCTTATCTGGTTGGGATTACTGGGCGGGAGCTATGCCGCCGGTCAGCGCCTGCATCTGGCGGTAGATTTGCTGCCCATGCGCTTGCAAGGGCGGCGTCGCAAGCAGCTAGCGTTGGTCATTGAAGCCTGCATGTTAGCTTTTGCCTTGCTGCTTATTGTGGGTGGGGCCCGTTTGGTGTGGCTGATGTTGTACCTTGGACAGACTTCAGCAGCCCTTCGGGTACCATTGGGTTATGTTTATTTGGCTTTGCCGCTCAGTGGCGTACTTATCGGATTTTACGCGGTCTACCACCTGTGGCGAGGTATGCGTGAACTTCGCGCGGGTGTGTCGGATGCAGCGGCCTCATCGGACTAA
- a CDS encoding TRAP transporter large permease translates to MEWVAVLILIVSFALLLILGVPIAVCIGLATILTMLPSMPLMPALTTEAQRIATGLDSFTLLAIPFFVLAGHLMNRGGIAKRLVNFAEAALGMLPGALAHVNILAAMLFGAISGSAAAAASALGSIIGPHMVREGYDKGYGVAVNVTSATTGLLIPPSNILIVYSLASGGTSIAALFLAGYIPGILLGLFLMGVAGWIAWKRRYPIAGRPSLRRLWTTFWEAVPSMMLLVIVIGGIIAGIFTATEAAAVAVVYALLLALLYRELRWRELPSVLLEASTTTAIVLFLIATSMAMSWILAYEEIPQRVSEALLTLTHNKLLILLIINFILLAVGTFMDMTPAVLIFTPIFLPVALSLGIDPIHFGIIMVLNLCIGLCTPPVGTVLFVGLSVAQASMTRVLPSLLPMYGAMIIALLLVTYLPELSLWLPRIFGYVN, encoded by the coding sequence ATGGAGTGGGTTGCGGTTCTGATCTTGATTGTCTCGTTTGCGCTGCTGCTGATCTTGGGAGTACCGATTGCGGTGTGCATCGGGCTGGCAACAATCTTGACGATGCTGCCCAGCATGCCGCTCATGCCGGCTTTAACAACCGAGGCGCAGCGTATTGCCACGGGACTGGACTCCTTTACTTTGCTCGCGATTCCTTTTTTTGTGCTGGCTGGACATTTGATGAACCGGGGAGGAATTGCAAAGCGGCTGGTGAATTTTGCCGAAGCGGCCCTAGGAATGCTTCCGGGGGCCCTGGCGCATGTGAACATCTTAGCGGCCATGCTCTTTGGGGCCATTTCGGGCTCGGCGGCTGCAGCTGCTTCGGCTCTCGGTAGTATTATAGGACCGCATATGGTCCGTGAGGGCTACGACAAAGGCTATGGCGTGGCGGTCAATGTGACCTCAGCTACTACGGGATTACTTATTCCGCCGAGCAATATTCTCATTGTGTATTCCCTGGCTTCTGGTGGGACTTCGATCGCTGCGTTGTTTCTGGCCGGATATATCCCAGGAATCCTGTTAGGTCTGTTCTTGATGGGGGTAGCAGGCTGGATTGCTTGGAAACGACGCTACCCCATAGCTGGCCGACCCAGCTTGCGCCGGCTTTGGACAACGTTCTGGGAGGCCGTGCCTAGCATGATGCTGCTGGTGATCGTCATTGGTGGGATCATTGCCGGCATTTTTACGGCAACTGAGGCTGCTGCTGTGGCTGTCGTGTATGCTTTACTTCTGGCACTGCTTTATCGTGAGCTGCGGTGGCGTGAGCTTCCAAGCGTTTTGCTAGAGGCCTCGACAACTACAGCCATCGTCCTGTTTTTGATTGCCACTTCGATGGCCATGTCTTGGATTTTGGCCTATGAAGAGATCCCGCAACGGGTAAGTGAGGCCTTGCTTACGCTAACGCATAACAAGCTCCTTATTCTTTTGATCATCAATTTCATCTTGCTGGCTGTGGGTACGTTTATGGATATGACGCCAGCTGTGCTGATCTTTACCCCGATTTTTCTGCCTGTAGCGCTGAGTTTGGGTATCGATCCGATTCACTTTGGGATCATCATGGTGCTCAACCTTTGCATTGGGCTGTGCACGCCGCCTGTGGGCACGGTCCTGTTTGTGGGACTAAGCGTGGCACAGGCTTCGATGACACGCGTGCTCCCATCCTTGTTGCCTATGTACGGCGCGATGATTATTGCGTTGCTTTTGGTTACTTACCTGCCCGAACTGAGCCTGTGGTTGCCTCGGATTTTTGGATACGTGAACTAA